From Scylla paramamosain isolate STU-SP2022 chromosome 16, ASM3559412v1, whole genome shotgun sequence, one genomic window encodes:
- the LOC135108050 gene encoding UDP-N-acetylglucosamine--dolichyl-phosphate N-acetylglucosaminephosphotransferase-like isoform X1, whose protein sequence is MGHGADNTGGGALALVGTWLASPWHRTPGYEMVVPLCINVVLSVVGFGVVLRAIPALSSMFIDAGLFGRDLCKADRTKKVPESMGMVSGTVFLVMMFLFLGVPFGQHFITSSKPFPHAAFSEYLTSLLSICCMLFLGFADDVLNLKWRYKLVLPTLASLPLLMVYYINQGSTTVVVPRLLRAWMGGTLNIGVLYYIYMSMLAVFCTNAINIYAGINGLESGQAVVVGASVAVFNMIELGGFQAKSHFFSLCVIIPFTITSLGLFIHNRYPAKAFVGDTFTYFAGMTFAVVAIIGHFSKTVLLFFIPQIFNFLYSVPQLFHFVPCPRHRLPQYNKKLDKLEPSVVEFRDTSVQWQVMAALRLLKYLRLVHLEEGVGEDGKLCRVNNLTLVNLVLVLIGPQHEGSLTTKLLVIQGLCSGLALFIRYPLADLFF, encoded by the exons ATGGGCCACGGTGCCGATAACACAGGGGGTGGCGCGCTGGCACTCGTCGGCACCTGGCTGGCCTCTCCGTGGCACCGCACCCCAGGCTATG AAATGGTGGTGCCGCTGTGCATCAATGTGGTGTTGTCGGTGGTGGGATTTGGTGTGGTGCTGAGGGCCATCCCGGCACTCTCCTCTATGTTCATTGATGCTGGACTGTTTGGCCGGGACCTGTGCAAGGCTGACCGCACCAAGAAAGT ACCTGAGTCAATGGGGATGGTGAGTGGCACGGTGTTCCTGGTGATGATGTTCCTGTTCCTTGGTGTTCCATTTGGCCAGCATTTCATTACCTCCTCCAAGCCCTTCCCTCATGCAGCTTTCTCAGAGTACCTCACCTCCCTGCTCTCCATCTGCTGCATGCTGTTCCTTGGGTTTGCAGATGATGTCCTCAACCTtaagtggag GTACAAGTTGGTGCTCCCCACACTGGCCTCGCTGCCCCTCCTCATGGTGTACTACATCAACCAAGGCTCCACCACTGTTGTGGTGCCCCGCCTGCTGCGTGCCTGGATGGGCGGCACACTCAACATTG gTGTGCTGTACTACATATACATGTCAATGTTGGCCGTGTTCTGCACCAATGCTATCAACATCTATGCTGGCATCAATGGCCTGGAGAGTGggcaggcggtggtggtgggggcaTCAGTAGCGGTGTTTAACATGATAGAGTTGGGTGGATTTCAGGCCAAGTCTCACTTCTTCTCCCTGTGTGTCATTATTCCTTTCACCATCACCTCACTGGGCCTCTTCATCCACAACCG GTATCCTGCCAAGGCCTTTGTGGGGGACACTTTCACGTACTTTGCTGGCATGACCTTCGCTGTTGTCGCCATCATCGGACACTTCAGCAAGACTGTGCTCTTGTTCTTTATTCCACAGATTTTCAACTTCCTGTACTCTGTGCCTCAGCTCTTCCACTTTGTGCCCTGCCCCAGACACCGCCTTCCACA GTACAACAAGAAGCTAGACAAGCTAGAGCCCAGTGTGGTGGAGTTCCGGGATACCAGTGTGCAGTGGCAGGTGATGGCGGCGCTGCGGCTGCTCAAATATCTGAGGCTGGTGCACCTTGAGGAGGGTGTGGGGGAGGATGGCAAGTTGTGTCGTGTCAACAACTTGACTCTAGTCAATTTAGTGCTGGTGCTGATAGGTCCTCAGCACGAAGGATCTCTCACCACCAAGTTGCTGGTTATTCAGGGCCTGTGTTCAGGTCTGGCCTTGTTCATACGCTATCCCTTGGCAGATCTGTTCTTCTGA
- the LOC135108050 gene encoding UDP-N-acetylglucosamine--dolichyl-phosphate N-acetylglucosaminephosphotransferase-like isoform X3: protein MEMVVPLCINVVLSVVGFGVVLRAIPALSSMFIDAGLFGRDLCKADRTKKVPESMGMVSGTVFLVMMFLFLGVPFGQHFITSSKPFPHAAFSEYLTSLLSICCMLFLGFADDVLNLKWRYKLVLPTLASLPLLMVYYINQGSTTVVVPRLLRAWMGGTLNIGVLYYIYMSMLAVFCTNAINIYAGINGLESGQAVVVGASVAVFNMIELGGFQAKSHFFSLCVIIPFTITSLGLFIHNRYPAKAFVGDTFTYFAGMTFAVVAIIGHFSKTVLLFFIPQIFNFLYSVPQLFHFVPCPRHRLPQYNKKLDKLEPSVVEFRDTSVQWQVMAALRLLKYLRLVHLEEGVGEDGKLCRVNNLTLVNLVLVLIGPQHEGSLTTKLLVIQGLCSGLALFIRYPLADLFF from the exons ATGG AAATGGTGGTGCCGCTGTGCATCAATGTGGTGTTGTCGGTGGTGGGATTTGGTGTGGTGCTGAGGGCCATCCCGGCACTCTCCTCTATGTTCATTGATGCTGGACTGTTTGGCCGGGACCTGTGCAAGGCTGACCGCACCAAGAAAGT ACCTGAGTCAATGGGGATGGTGAGTGGCACGGTGTTCCTGGTGATGATGTTCCTGTTCCTTGGTGTTCCATTTGGCCAGCATTTCATTACCTCCTCCAAGCCCTTCCCTCATGCAGCTTTCTCAGAGTACCTCACCTCCCTGCTCTCCATCTGCTGCATGCTGTTCCTTGGGTTTGCAGATGATGTCCTCAACCTtaagtggag GTACAAGTTGGTGCTCCCCACACTGGCCTCGCTGCCCCTCCTCATGGTGTACTACATCAACCAAGGCTCCACCACTGTTGTGGTGCCCCGCCTGCTGCGTGCCTGGATGGGCGGCACACTCAACATTG gTGTGCTGTACTACATATACATGTCAATGTTGGCCGTGTTCTGCACCAATGCTATCAACATCTATGCTGGCATCAATGGCCTGGAGAGTGggcaggcggtggtggtgggggcaTCAGTAGCGGTGTTTAACATGATAGAGTTGGGTGGATTTCAGGCCAAGTCTCACTTCTTCTCCCTGTGTGTCATTATTCCTTTCACCATCACCTCACTGGGCCTCTTCATCCACAACCG GTATCCTGCCAAGGCCTTTGTGGGGGACACTTTCACGTACTTTGCTGGCATGACCTTCGCTGTTGTCGCCATCATCGGACACTTCAGCAAGACTGTGCTCTTGTTCTTTATTCCACAGATTTTCAACTTCCTGTACTCTGTGCCTCAGCTCTTCCACTTTGTGCCCTGCCCCAGACACCGCCTTCCACA GTACAACAAGAAGCTAGACAAGCTAGAGCCCAGTGTGGTGGAGTTCCGGGATACCAGTGTGCAGTGGCAGGTGATGGCGGCGCTGCGGCTGCTCAAATATCTGAGGCTGGTGCACCTTGAGGAGGGTGTGGGGGAGGATGGCAAGTTGTGTCGTGTCAACAACTTGACTCTAGTCAATTTAGTGCTGGTGCTGATAGGTCCTCAGCACGAAGGATCTCTCACCACCAAGTTGCTGGTTATTCAGGGCCTGTGTTCAGGTCTGGCCTTGTTCATACGCTATCCCTTGGCAGATCTGTTCTTCTGA
- the LOC135108050 gene encoding UDP-N-acetylglucosamine--dolichyl-phosphate N-acetylglucosaminephosphotransferase-like isoform X2: MGKCEMVVPLCINVVLSVVGFGVVLRAIPALSSMFIDAGLFGRDLCKADRTKKVPESMGMVSGTVFLVMMFLFLGVPFGQHFITSSKPFPHAAFSEYLTSLLSICCMLFLGFADDVLNLKWRYKLVLPTLASLPLLMVYYINQGSTTVVVPRLLRAWMGGTLNIGVLYYIYMSMLAVFCTNAINIYAGINGLESGQAVVVGASVAVFNMIELGGFQAKSHFFSLCVIIPFTITSLGLFIHNRYPAKAFVGDTFTYFAGMTFAVVAIIGHFSKTVLLFFIPQIFNFLYSVPQLFHFVPCPRHRLPQYNKKLDKLEPSVVEFRDTSVQWQVMAALRLLKYLRLVHLEEGVGEDGKLCRVNNLTLVNLVLVLIGPQHEGSLTTKLLVIQGLCSGLALFIRYPLADLFF, encoded by the exons ATGGGTAAATGTG AAATGGTGGTGCCGCTGTGCATCAATGTGGTGTTGTCGGTGGTGGGATTTGGTGTGGTGCTGAGGGCCATCCCGGCACTCTCCTCTATGTTCATTGATGCTGGACTGTTTGGCCGGGACCTGTGCAAGGCTGACCGCACCAAGAAAGT ACCTGAGTCAATGGGGATGGTGAGTGGCACGGTGTTCCTGGTGATGATGTTCCTGTTCCTTGGTGTTCCATTTGGCCAGCATTTCATTACCTCCTCCAAGCCCTTCCCTCATGCAGCTTTCTCAGAGTACCTCACCTCCCTGCTCTCCATCTGCTGCATGCTGTTCCTTGGGTTTGCAGATGATGTCCTCAACCTtaagtggag GTACAAGTTGGTGCTCCCCACACTGGCCTCGCTGCCCCTCCTCATGGTGTACTACATCAACCAAGGCTCCACCACTGTTGTGGTGCCCCGCCTGCTGCGTGCCTGGATGGGCGGCACACTCAACATTG gTGTGCTGTACTACATATACATGTCAATGTTGGCCGTGTTCTGCACCAATGCTATCAACATCTATGCTGGCATCAATGGCCTGGAGAGTGggcaggcggtggtggtgggggcaTCAGTAGCGGTGTTTAACATGATAGAGTTGGGTGGATTTCAGGCCAAGTCTCACTTCTTCTCCCTGTGTGTCATTATTCCTTTCACCATCACCTCACTGGGCCTCTTCATCCACAACCG GTATCCTGCCAAGGCCTTTGTGGGGGACACTTTCACGTACTTTGCTGGCATGACCTTCGCTGTTGTCGCCATCATCGGACACTTCAGCAAGACTGTGCTCTTGTTCTTTATTCCACAGATTTTCAACTTCCTGTACTCTGTGCCTCAGCTCTTCCACTTTGTGCCCTGCCCCAGACACCGCCTTCCACA GTACAACAAGAAGCTAGACAAGCTAGAGCCCAGTGTGGTGGAGTTCCGGGATACCAGTGTGCAGTGGCAGGTGATGGCGGCGCTGCGGCTGCTCAAATATCTGAGGCTGGTGCACCTTGAGGAGGGTGTGGGGGAGGATGGCAAGTTGTGTCGTGTCAACAACTTGACTCTAGTCAATTTAGTGCTGGTGCTGATAGGTCCTCAGCACGAAGGATCTCTCACCACCAAGTTGCTGGTTATTCAGGGCCTGTGTTCAGGTCTGGCCTTGTTCATACGCTATCCCTTGGCAGATCTGTTCTTCTGA
- the LOC135108050 gene encoding UDP-N-acetylglucosamine--dolichyl-phosphate N-acetylglucosaminephosphotransferase-like isoform X4, with protein MVVPLCINVVLSVVGFGVVLRAIPALSSMFIDAGLFGRDLCKADRTKKVPESMGMVSGTVFLVMMFLFLGVPFGQHFITSSKPFPHAAFSEYLTSLLSICCMLFLGFADDVLNLKWRYKLVLPTLASLPLLMVYYINQGSTTVVVPRLLRAWMGGTLNIGVLYYIYMSMLAVFCTNAINIYAGINGLESGQAVVVGASVAVFNMIELGGFQAKSHFFSLCVIIPFTITSLGLFIHNRYPAKAFVGDTFTYFAGMTFAVVAIIGHFSKTVLLFFIPQIFNFLYSVPQLFHFVPCPRHRLPQYNKKLDKLEPSVVEFRDTSVQWQVMAALRLLKYLRLVHLEEGVGEDGKLCRVNNLTLVNLVLVLIGPQHEGSLTTKLLVIQGLCSGLALFIRYPLADLFF; from the exons ATGGTGGTGCCGCTGTGCATCAATGTGGTGTTGTCGGTGGTGGGATTTGGTGTGGTGCTGAGGGCCATCCCGGCACTCTCCTCTATGTTCATTGATGCTGGACTGTTTGGCCGGGACCTGTGCAAGGCTGACCGCACCAAGAAAGT ACCTGAGTCAATGGGGATGGTGAGTGGCACGGTGTTCCTGGTGATGATGTTCCTGTTCCTTGGTGTTCCATTTGGCCAGCATTTCATTACCTCCTCCAAGCCCTTCCCTCATGCAGCTTTCTCAGAGTACCTCACCTCCCTGCTCTCCATCTGCTGCATGCTGTTCCTTGGGTTTGCAGATGATGTCCTCAACCTtaagtggag GTACAAGTTGGTGCTCCCCACACTGGCCTCGCTGCCCCTCCTCATGGTGTACTACATCAACCAAGGCTCCACCACTGTTGTGGTGCCCCGCCTGCTGCGTGCCTGGATGGGCGGCACACTCAACATTG gTGTGCTGTACTACATATACATGTCAATGTTGGCCGTGTTCTGCACCAATGCTATCAACATCTATGCTGGCATCAATGGCCTGGAGAGTGggcaggcggtggtggtgggggcaTCAGTAGCGGTGTTTAACATGATAGAGTTGGGTGGATTTCAGGCCAAGTCTCACTTCTTCTCCCTGTGTGTCATTATTCCTTTCACCATCACCTCACTGGGCCTCTTCATCCACAACCG GTATCCTGCCAAGGCCTTTGTGGGGGACACTTTCACGTACTTTGCTGGCATGACCTTCGCTGTTGTCGCCATCATCGGACACTTCAGCAAGACTGTGCTCTTGTTCTTTATTCCACAGATTTTCAACTTCCTGTACTCTGTGCCTCAGCTCTTCCACTTTGTGCCCTGCCCCAGACACCGCCTTCCACA GTACAACAAGAAGCTAGACAAGCTAGAGCCCAGTGTGGTGGAGTTCCGGGATACCAGTGTGCAGTGGCAGGTGATGGCGGCGCTGCGGCTGCTCAAATATCTGAGGCTGGTGCACCTTGAGGAGGGTGTGGGGGAGGATGGCAAGTTGTGTCGTGTCAACAACTTGACTCTAGTCAATTTAGTGCTGGTGCTGATAGGTCCTCAGCACGAAGGATCTCTCACCACCAAGTTGCTGGTTATTCAGGGCCTGTGTTCAGGTCTGGCCTTGTTCATACGCTATCCCTTGGCAGATCTGTTCTTCTGA
- the LOC135108051 gene encoding hydroxylysine kinase-like isoform X2 produces the protein MADVAPSYREPSVLQTCQERPVMGKQAATTLALKMFGLAVTSVKELDSYDDRNYLIKVEGKSSNPHIKEPSADGYVLKITNSLDSKNSKIMASQVEMMLFLHSRGFKVSKPEKNVHGSHLIYAKISGDEVGEEGGENIVRLLPFIPGKILHQVPTTAQLFYEVGVFVGRMDNELKDFTNEDLKQRKFMWCMENVPQLPKFLFAVKDKHRRKLVEEVLQVWQERVAPVLPKLERGFIHGDANEQNFIVSASQDDPSTYHIDALIDFGDIQHSCYLFELSIIIMYMMLVAKTMDPNDVGGHIIAGYLTHRTVSKDEWNIIKECVAARFVQSLVLGAYSILQDPDNQYLLVTATRGWELLDSFWHTPKEQLIAQWRSILKNYQEAHSDKV, from the exons ATGGCCGATGTTGCGCCGAGTTACCGCGAGCCAAGCGTCCTCCAGACCTGCCAAGAGAGACCCGTGATGGGGAAACAGGCTGCCACCACGCTCGCCCTGAAAATGTTTGGACTCGCCGTCACCTCCGTCAAGGAATTGGATAGCTATGACGATAGGAATTATCTCATTAAG GTCGAGGGAAAGAGCAGTAACCCTCACATCAAAGAACCGTCGGCAGATGGGTACGTCCTGAAGATCACCAACTCCCTGGACTCCAAGAACAGCAAGATCATGGCCTCGCAGGTAGAGATGatgctcttccttcactccagaGGCTTCAAGGTGTCCAAGCCTGAGAAGAACGTGCATGGGTCTCACTTAATCTACGCCAAGATCAGTGGGGATGAAG TGGGTGAGGAGGGTGGCGAGAATATTGTGAGGCTGCTGCCCTTCATCCCAGGCAAGATCCTCCACCAGGTGCCCACCACAGCACAACTCTTCTATGAGGTTGGCGTCTTTGTGGGCAGGATGGACAATGAGCTCAAG GACTTCACCAATGAGGACCTGAAGCAGAGGAAGTTCATGTGGTGCATGGAGAATGTGCCTCAGCTGCCCAAGTTCCTGTTTGCTGTGAAGGACAAGCATAGGAGGaagttggtggaggaggtgctGCAGGTCTGGCAGGAGAGAGTTGCACCAGTCCTGCCCAAGCTAGAGAGAG GGTTTATTCACGGAGACGCCAATGAACAGAACTTCATTGTCAGTGCCTCACAGGATGACCCGTCCACTTACCACATTGATGCCTTGATAGACTTTGGTGACATCCAGCATTCCTGCTACTTGTTTGAGCTGAGCATCATTATCATGTACATGATGCTAGTGGCAAAAACAATGGATCCAAATGATGTTGGTGGTCATATTATTGCTGGCTACCTCACACACAGGACTGTCTCAAAGGATGAGTGGAACATTATAAAG GAATGTGTCGCTGCTCGCTTTGTCCAGAGTCTGGTGTTGGGAGCCTACAGCATCCTGCAGGACCCTGACAATCAGTACCTCCTGGTGACAGCAACTCGGGGATGGGAGTTGCTGGACTCCTTCTGGCACACCCCCAAGGAGCAGCTCATTGCCCAGTGGAGGAGCATCTTGAAGAATTATCAGGAAGCCCACTCAGACAAAGTCTAG
- the LOC135108051 gene encoding hydroxylysine kinase-like isoform X1 has translation MPGSEAHIKGIMADVAPSYREPSVLQTCQERPVMGKQAATTLALKMFGLAVTSVKELDSYDDRNYLIKVEGKSSNPHIKEPSADGYVLKITNSLDSKNSKIMASQVEMMLFLHSRGFKVSKPEKNVHGSHLIYAKISGDEVGEEGGENIVRLLPFIPGKILHQVPTTAQLFYEVGVFVGRMDNELKDFTNEDLKQRKFMWCMENVPQLPKFLFAVKDKHRRKLVEEVLQVWQERVAPVLPKLERGFIHGDANEQNFIVSASQDDPSTYHIDALIDFGDIQHSCYLFELSIIIMYMMLVAKTMDPNDVGGHIIAGYLTHRTVSKDEWNIIKECVAARFVQSLVLGAYSILQDPDNQYLLVTATRGWELLDSFWHTPKEQLIAQWRSILKNYQEAHSDKV, from the exons ATGCCCGGCAGCGAGGCGCACATTAAAG GAATCATGGCCGATGTTGCGCCGAGTTACCGCGAGCCAAGCGTCCTCCAGACCTGCCAAGAGAGACCCGTGATGGGGAAACAGGCTGCCACCACGCTCGCCCTGAAAATGTTTGGACTCGCCGTCACCTCCGTCAAGGAATTGGATAGCTATGACGATAGGAATTATCTCATTAAG GTCGAGGGAAAGAGCAGTAACCCTCACATCAAAGAACCGTCGGCAGATGGGTACGTCCTGAAGATCACCAACTCCCTGGACTCCAAGAACAGCAAGATCATGGCCTCGCAGGTAGAGATGatgctcttccttcactccagaGGCTTCAAGGTGTCCAAGCCTGAGAAGAACGTGCATGGGTCTCACTTAATCTACGCCAAGATCAGTGGGGATGAAG TGGGTGAGGAGGGTGGCGAGAATATTGTGAGGCTGCTGCCCTTCATCCCAGGCAAGATCCTCCACCAGGTGCCCACCACAGCACAACTCTTCTATGAGGTTGGCGTCTTTGTGGGCAGGATGGACAATGAGCTCAAG GACTTCACCAATGAGGACCTGAAGCAGAGGAAGTTCATGTGGTGCATGGAGAATGTGCCTCAGCTGCCCAAGTTCCTGTTTGCTGTGAAGGACAAGCATAGGAGGaagttggtggaggaggtgctGCAGGTCTGGCAGGAGAGAGTTGCACCAGTCCTGCCCAAGCTAGAGAGAG GGTTTATTCACGGAGACGCCAATGAACAGAACTTCATTGTCAGTGCCTCACAGGATGACCCGTCCACTTACCACATTGATGCCTTGATAGACTTTGGTGACATCCAGCATTCCTGCTACTTGTTTGAGCTGAGCATCATTATCATGTACATGATGCTAGTGGCAAAAACAATGGATCCAAATGATGTTGGTGGTCATATTATTGCTGGCTACCTCACACACAGGACTGTCTCAAAGGATGAGTGGAACATTATAAAG GAATGTGTCGCTGCTCGCTTTGTCCAGAGTCTGGTGTTGGGAGCCTACAGCATCCTGCAGGACCCTGACAATCAGTACCTCCTGGTGACAGCAACTCGGGGATGGGAGTTGCTGGACTCCTTCTGGCACACCCCCAAGGAGCAGCTCATTGCCCAGTGGAGGAGCATCTTGAAGAATTATCAGGAAGCCCACTCAGACAAAGTCTAG